The following are from one region of the Actinopolyspora halophila DSM 43834 genome:
- the tnpB gene encoding IS607 family element RNA-guided endonuclease TnpB gives MATVLQAYQFALAPTEQQRAALSSHCGAQRFAYNWGLARVKAVLDQRAAERTYGIDEDQLTPSVSWSAYSLRKSWNTAKDEVAPWWAENSKEAYSSGLANLATALDNWYKSRTGKRAGRSVSFPRFTSKRARSSFRISTGQFGLSKQDRRHVRLPRIGLVRTHESTRKLARHVERGTARIRSATVSFQRGRWHVSFSVEITRTEPTPATTGGEVGVDLGVKSLAVLSTGETVANPKHLEAAQRELRRLQRQAARRQGPDKRTKQKPSNRWRTTQARIAKLHTQVANARRDGLHKLSTRLVAEFDTVVIEDLHVAGMVRNRRLARAVSDVGMSELRRQLDYKTTWSGRQLVVADRWYPSSKSCNDCGAVKAKLRLSERTFTCDHCGHAADRDLNAARNLAGLTSSHSWWATKNEPAGNPRKPSPAGTGYRHGKTAPTGAVNAV, from the coding sequence ATGGCCACGGTGTTGCAGGCGTACCAGTTCGCGTTGGCCCCCACCGAGCAGCAGCGGGCCGCGCTGTCCTCCCACTGTGGCGCCCAGCGGTTCGCCTACAACTGGGGTCTCGCTCGTGTGAAGGCGGTGTTGGACCAGCGGGCAGCGGAACGCACCTACGGCATCGACGAGGACCAGCTCACCCCGAGCGTGTCGTGGTCGGCCTATAGCCTGCGGAAATCCTGGAACACCGCTAAGGACGAGGTGGCTCCGTGGTGGGCCGAGAACTCCAAGGAGGCGTATTCCTCCGGACTGGCGAACCTGGCGACCGCGTTGGACAACTGGTATAAGTCCCGCACCGGCAAGCGCGCCGGGCGCTCGGTCAGCTTTCCCCGGTTCACGTCCAAGCGCGCACGTTCCTCGTTCCGCATCTCCACCGGCCAGTTCGGGTTGTCCAAGCAGGACCGGCGGCATGTGCGGCTGCCCCGTATCGGGCTGGTGCGCACTCACGAGTCGACCCGCAAGCTTGCTCGTCACGTGGAGCGTGGCACGGCCCGTATCCGGTCGGCGACGGTGTCGTTCCAGCGGGGACGTTGGCACGTGTCCTTTTCCGTGGAGATCACCAGGACTGAACCCACGCCCGCGACCACAGGCGGGGAGGTCGGTGTGGACCTTGGCGTGAAGTCCCTGGCCGTGCTGTCCACCGGAGAGACCGTTGCCAACCCCAAGCACCTCGAAGCCGCGCAGCGGGAGCTGCGCCGGTTGCAGCGCCAAGCCGCCCGACGCCAAGGCCCAGACAAACGCACCAAGCAGAAACCATCGAACCGGTGGCGTACGACCCAAGCCCGCATCGCGAAGCTGCACACGCAGGTAGCGAACGCGCGTCGGGACGGGCTGCACAAGCTGTCCACCCGGTTGGTGGCCGAGTTCGACACCGTGGTGATCGAAGACCTCCACGTGGCCGGGATGGTGCGAAATCGCCGGTTGGCCCGAGCCGTCTCCGACGTGGGCATGAGCGAGTTGCGGCGTCAGCTCGACTACAAAACCACCTGGTCAGGCCGCCAACTGGTGGTGGCCGACCGTTGGTATCCCAGCTCGAAGAGCTGCAACGACTGCGGCGCGGTGAAAGCCAAACTGCGCCTGTCCGAGCGGACTTTCACCTGCGATCACTGCGGCCACGCCGCAGACCGCGACCTCAACGCGGCCCGCAACCTCGCGGGCCTGACGTCCTCCCACAGTTGGTGGGCGACGAAAAACGAGCCCGCTGGAAACCCACGTAAGCCCAGCCCCGCTGGCACCGGGTACCGCCACGGGAAGACCGCACCCACCGGTGCGGTCAACGCTGTGTAG
- a CDS encoding Eco57I restriction-modification methylase domain-containing protein, translating into MSRTSFRPKAPDVAEQHREWLDLIEVSGPFLSLPVLKRTWPNGLDALDKSVRQRLRREHTTWQADTVSGQRAWIDYVLGELLGWGEQLCREGLDALGLEVAEHDTVLEPSFALVEPGEEVKPEAVRLLGVVCEPGQRPTARVPGSAWAATPADRLAQLCRHHGVELGLVTDGRWWVLVRAPRSGVTTTAVFDAVPWPEAAERDVVRAFVSLLGRKRFFAVPEGERLPALLSDSEGSQEEITEALGVQVREAVELLVAAFGRASTRQRERGESELDAVAAHEVYRGAVSVMMRVVFLLFAEERRLLPSDNELYATTYSAGRLYAELEQRKLDSSEEDLEHSSTGWHRLLALFEAVYRGVSHPRLTMHPHDGSLFDPEAFPWLPLNIDDRTVLHVLRAVQHVQVGTGKSRERRTLSFRSLDVEQIGYVYEGLLSYDGFRAEDTTVGLVGKRGQEAEVPLRQLEELAAGSADADELAAALHGEFKDSGIGTARKLAKQLAPPEAVEREERRKKLLDVTRGDSALAERLLPFQGVIRDDLRELPVVVLPGELFVTESPLRANTGTHYTPRFLAEDVVRHALEPLVYEPGPLTTAEQREWKLKSSGEILKLKVADIAMGSAAFLVAAARYLGGKLLEAWIAEDDERVRDYRPTEYSGDGEEEPVVVEARRQVIEHCLYGADINPMAVEMAKLSLWLVSMDPQRPFTFLDDRLVAGDSLLGITSLEQLEYMHLDARKGRAIHERSPVDFTANVRSLVSEVAEQRRELREIDGTTLEGLHRKRALLAEANLKGRQAELAADLAVGAALAYAGKGEKDLRDGSIAAADYARRMEADEARAREQAREWLDTDLPEGNFRREALHWPLVFPEVFEQGGFDAVVGNPPFLGGLKLTGALGTAYREFLVHALGRGARGLADLVAYCELRAHAVLNESGQSGLIATNTLAQGDTREVGLDQLVDDGVTIRRAIKSAPWPSKSAALEYCAVWTSRAELGAQACRIADEAVVDGITPSLDVESRVTGNPERLAGNRGIGFIGSYVLGKGFIMRPDQAAAMVESDPRNDEVIFPYVNGDDLNSRPDCGASRWVINFFDWSEEQAKNYPDCYEKVLREVKPERDKVTHSKHARERWWRYERGRPELYQAIAGLDRVMVITLVSKTAMPVMVPTGQVFSHMLGVFATEDTAMLGLLSSAQHFWWAKTRSSTLETRIRYTPSDVFETFPLPELTQELRELGDELDRYRRDVMLSRDSGLTKAYNLVFDPECTDSGIAELRRIHREIDEATVRTYGWQDRIDAVGGLDHGFHPVGRETRYTIGPAAQREILDSLLELNHERYQRELEHGLHDKKKGSAKKSTPRKSADPEDGQGTLL; encoded by the coding sequence TTGAGTCGCACATCTTTCCGCCCGAAGGCGCCCGACGTCGCCGAGCAGCACCGCGAGTGGCTGGACCTGATCGAGGTCAGCGGCCCGTTCCTCTCGCTGCCGGTGCTCAAGCGGACCTGGCCGAACGGGCTGGACGCGCTGGACAAGTCCGTCCGGCAGCGGCTGCGCCGCGAGCACACCACTTGGCAGGCCGACACGGTTTCCGGCCAGCGGGCCTGGATCGACTACGTGCTCGGCGAGCTGCTCGGCTGGGGCGAGCAGCTGTGCCGGGAGGGGCTGGACGCGCTGGGGCTGGAGGTGGCCGAGCACGACACCGTGCTGGAGCCGTCTTTCGCCCTGGTCGAGCCGGGCGAGGAGGTCAAGCCGGAGGCGGTGCGGCTGCTGGGCGTGGTCTGCGAGCCGGGGCAACGCCCGACCGCGCGGGTTCCCGGCTCGGCCTGGGCGGCCACTCCGGCCGACCGGTTGGCGCAGCTGTGCCGCCACCACGGGGTGGAGCTGGGGCTGGTCACCGACGGCCGCTGGTGGGTGCTGGTGCGCGCCCCGCGTTCCGGGGTGACCACCACGGCGGTGTTCGACGCGGTGCCGTGGCCGGAGGCGGCCGAGCGGGACGTGGTGCGCGCGTTCGTCTCGCTGCTGGGGCGCAAGCGGTTCTTCGCGGTGCCGGAGGGCGAGCGGCTGCCCGCGCTGCTGTCCGACAGCGAGGGCTCCCAGGAGGAGATCACCGAGGCGCTGGGCGTGCAGGTGCGCGAGGCGGTGGAGCTGCTGGTGGCCGCGTTCGGCCGGGCCAGCACGCGCCAGCGCGAGCGCGGCGAGTCCGAACTGGACGCGGTGGCCGCCCACGAGGTCTACCGCGGCGCGGTGTCGGTGATGATGCGCGTGGTGTTCCTGCTGTTCGCCGAGGAGCGCAGGCTGCTGCCCTCGGACAACGAGCTGTACGCCACCACCTACTCGGCCGGGCGGCTCTACGCCGAGCTGGAGCAGCGCAAACTGGACTCCAGCGAGGAGGACCTGGAGCACAGCTCCACCGGCTGGCACCGGCTGCTGGCGCTGTTCGAGGCCGTCTACCGGGGGGTGAGCCACCCGAGGCTGACGATGCACCCGCACGACGGTTCGCTGTTCGACCCGGAGGCCTTCCCGTGGCTGCCGTTGAACATCGACGACCGCACCGTGCTGCACGTGCTGCGGGCGGTGCAGCACGTGCAGGTGGGCACCGGCAAGTCGCGGGAGCGGCGCACCCTGTCGTTCCGCTCGCTGGACGTGGAGCAGATCGGCTACGTCTACGAGGGGCTGCTGTCCTACGACGGGTTCCGCGCCGAGGACACCACTGTGGGTCTGGTCGGCAAGCGCGGTCAGGAGGCCGAGGTGCCGCTGCGGCAGCTGGAGGAGCTGGCCGCGGGCAGTGCGGACGCGGACGAGCTGGCGGCGGCGCTGCACGGGGAGTTCAAGGACTCCGGCATCGGCACGGCCAGGAAGCTGGCCAAGCAGCTGGCCCCGCCGGAGGCGGTCGAGCGGGAGGAGCGGCGCAAGAAGCTGCTCGACGTCACCCGGGGTGATTCCGCGCTGGCCGAGCGGCTGCTGCCGTTCCAGGGCGTGATCCGCGACGATCTGCGCGAGCTGCCGGTGGTGGTGCTGCCGGGCGAGCTGTTCGTCACCGAGTCGCCGCTGCGGGCCAACACCGGCACGCACTACACCCCGCGGTTCCTGGCCGAGGACGTGGTGCGCCACGCCTTGGAGCCGCTGGTCTACGAGCCGGGGCCGTTGACCACGGCCGAGCAGCGCGAGTGGAAGCTCAAATCCAGCGGCGAGATCCTGAAGTTGAAGGTCGCCGACATCGCGATGGGTTCGGCGGCGTTCCTGGTGGCGGCGGCGCGGTATCTGGGCGGCAAGCTGCTGGAGGCCTGGATCGCCGAGGACGACGAGCGGGTGCGCGACTACCGGCCCACCGAGTACTCCGGTGACGGCGAGGAGGAGCCGGTGGTGGTGGAGGCGCGCAGGCAGGTGATCGAGCACTGCCTGTACGGGGCCGACATCAACCCGATGGCGGTGGAGATGGCCAAGCTCTCGCTGTGGCTGGTGTCCATGGATCCGCAGCGTCCGTTCACCTTCCTCGACGACAGGTTGGTGGCCGGGGACTCGCTGCTGGGCATCACCTCGCTGGAGCAGCTGGAGTACATGCACCTGGACGCCCGGAAGGGCCGGGCGATTCACGAGCGGTCTCCTGTGGACTTCACCGCCAACGTTCGCTCGCTGGTGTCCGAGGTGGCCGAGCAGCGCCGCGAGCTGCGCGAGATCGACGGCACCACCCTGGAAGGGCTGCACCGCAAGCGCGCGCTGCTGGCCGAGGCCAACCTCAAGGGCAGGCAGGCCGAGCTGGCCGCCGATCTGGCCGTGGGCGCGGCCCTGGCCTATGCGGGCAAGGGCGAGAAAGACCTGCGCGACGGCTCCATCGCCGCGGCCGACTACGCACGGCGGATGGAAGCCGACGAGGCCCGCGCCCGCGAGCAGGCCCGCGAGTGGCTGGACACCGACCTGCCGGAGGGCAACTTCCGCCGCGAGGCCCTGCACTGGCCGCTGGTCTTCCCTGAGGTGTTCGAGCAGGGCGGTTTCGATGCCGTGGTCGGGAACCCGCCGTTTTTGGGTGGGCTGAAGCTCACCGGTGCGCTTGGCACGGCGTACCGCGAATTTTTGGTACATGCGCTCGGAAGAGGCGCACGAGGTCTGGCCGATCTGGTGGCCTACTGCGAACTGCGCGCTCACGCCGTGCTGAACGAGAGTGGACAGAGTGGACTGATCGCCACGAACACCCTGGCACAGGGGGACACCCGCGAGGTCGGACTCGACCAGCTCGTTGATGACGGGGTAACGATCCGGCGTGCGATCAAGAGCGCACCCTGGCCGTCGAAGAGCGCGGCGCTGGAGTACTGCGCTGTGTGGACCAGTCGGGCAGAGCTGGGCGCGCAGGCCTGCAGAATAGCCGACGAAGCCGTGGTGGACGGCATCACGCCTTCACTCGATGTCGAGTCCCGTGTGACCGGCAATCCGGAGCGGCTTGCGGGGAACCGTGGTATTGGATTCATCGGTTCGTACGTGCTGGGTAAGGGATTCATCATGCGGCCTGACCAAGCTGCCGCCATGGTTGAGAGCGATCCCAGAAATGACGAAGTTATCTTCCCTTATGTCAACGGAGACGACCTCAACTCGCGCCCCGACTGCGGTGCCAGCAGGTGGGTCATCAATTTCTTCGACTGGTCGGAGGAGCAGGCCAAGAATTATCCGGATTGCTACGAGAAGGTTCTCCGTGAGGTCAAGCCTGAACGGGACAAGGTGACTCACAGCAAGCACGCCCGTGAGCGCTGGTGGAGATATGAGCGAGGACGTCCGGAGCTGTATCAAGCCATCGCTGGTTTGGATCGGGTAATGGTGATTACGCTGGTGAGCAAGACCGCGATGCCGGTGATGGTGCCGACCGGGCAGGTGTTTTCGCATATGCTCGGTGTTTTCGCCACCGAGGACACGGCTATGTTGGGCTTGCTGTCGAGCGCGCAGCACTTCTGGTGGGCGAAGACGCGTTCCTCCACTTTGGAAACCCGAATCCGTTACACTCCCTCCGACGTCTTCGAGACCTTCCCGCTGCCGGAGCTCACCCAGGAGCTGCGGGAGCTGGGCGACGAGTTGGATCGCTACCGCCGGGACGTGATGCTCTCCCGTGATTCGGGGCTGACCAAGGCCTACAACCTGGTCTTCGATCCGGAGTGCACCGATTCGGGCATCGCGGAGTTGCGGCGGATCCACCGCGAGATCGACGAGGCCACGGTGCGCACCTACGGCTGGCAGGATCGCATCGACGCGGTCGGCGGCCTGGACCACGGTTTCCACCCGGTGGGGCGCGAGACCCGCTACACCATCGGCCCCGCCGCCCAGCGCGAGATCCTGGACAGCCTGCTCGAACTCAATCACGAGCGCTACCAGCGGGAACTCGAGCACGGCCTGCACGACAAGAAGAAGGGCTCCGCCAAGAAGAGCACGCCCCGGAAGTCCGCCGACCCCGAAGACGGCCAGGGAACCCTGCTGTGA
- the drmD gene encoding DISARM system SNF2-like helicase DrmD, giving the protein MTTTSEGLETGALVSVRGQKWVVSEIDQGESSTLVGLQSVEDGRYGETLEVLWELEPGRQVLPAGSLPELPAGDFDPPERLAAFLDAVRWSAVTSADVKTLQAPFRSGVAIEDYQLEPVARAMDSPRVNLLLADDVGLGKTVEAGLVAQELLLRQRSKRIMIVCPAGLTSKWRDEMAEKFGLDFTIIDSECCARVRREYGSAANPFNIFPRAIVSLPWLRGAKAQRLLGEVLPAGGPTYPRTFDLLVLDEAHHVAPAAPKQVYAVDSQQTKLIRTLAPHFTHRLFLSATPHNGYQASFTALLEILDDQRFARGVEPDGKAVDETVVRRLKSDITDAEGTPRFYGRHATAIPVQYPDSEREIHGLLRRFSELRRGKLDSRSGRKATDLVTLLLKKRLFSSPAAFAHTVRVYLDTLRSRSGSASAGDEVPEWMEDFFDELATYDDERLAEAEDDALDRTRPLQPDAEQDEVGLLERMEEWALSHEAQPDAKARELINHLEGVCKPDRDWTNERIVVFTEYRDTQQWLANLLRQEGLGGTALAELHGGMGTDDRERLRLAFQKDPSEHPVRILLATDAASEGIDLQRHCHRLVNYDIPFNPNKLEQRIGRIDRYGQTSTPEIRHFVGTGWDGKVDSYEADLEFLSRVAGKVVRMEEDLGSVNAVLSDKVQRRMLGETVRDDEVESAGATSGAKRGALVSESNVGEQVRKLRSNLDQTVDKLGTTPRRVKRVVDTALELARQQPLREHVDDKHAAAGLYDVPALTGSWSRATEGLTEKPAGTDRGSRQEQPRQLPVTFDSQAAEGRDDVVLAHLNHPLVSMSTGLLRSAVSNADTGLKRVTAVVSDDDRLEDVLVGAYSRFVLVGADGVRLHEEVLYAGGWAPANGRFRRLENLTTLGGILDRALSEGSTVPPPVWNRIADRWPKVRDGLLSAIDWRTRTRQESLRRTLAQREQAERERINTVIDQFAAALRAKLAEDEDAAEEALFSRADVTRSREERAQYRRDRQKWQDRLDRLATERDRELGVIAERYREQEPHRFPVAVVVVVPKREVTR; this is encoded by the coding sequence ATGACAACAACGAGTGAGGGCCTGGAAACCGGTGCGCTGGTGTCGGTCCGGGGGCAGAAGTGGGTCGTCAGCGAGATCGACCAGGGCGAGAGCAGCACCCTGGTTGGGCTGCAGAGCGTCGAGGACGGCCGCTACGGCGAGACGCTGGAGGTGCTCTGGGAGCTCGAACCGGGCAGGCAGGTGCTGCCCGCCGGCTCGCTGCCGGAGCTGCCCGCCGGGGACTTCGACCCGCCGGAGCGGCTGGCCGCGTTTTTGGACGCGGTGCGCTGGTCGGCGGTGACCTCGGCCGATGTCAAAACCCTGCAGGCCCCGTTCCGCTCGGGGGTGGCCATCGAGGACTACCAGCTCGAACCGGTCGCCCGCGCCATGGACTCCCCGCGCGTGAACCTGCTGCTGGCTGACGACGTGGGCCTGGGCAAGACCGTCGAGGCCGGGCTGGTGGCCCAGGAGCTGCTGCTGCGCCAGCGCAGCAAGCGGATCATGATCGTCTGCCCGGCCGGGTTGACCTCCAAGTGGCGCGACGAGATGGCCGAGAAGTTCGGCCTGGACTTCACGATCATCGATTCGGAGTGCTGCGCGCGGGTGCGCCGCGAGTACGGCAGCGCGGCCAACCCGTTCAACATCTTCCCCAGGGCCATCGTCAGCCTGCCCTGGCTGCGCGGGGCGAAGGCCCAGCGGCTGCTGGGCGAGGTGCTGCCCGCGGGCGGGCCCACCTATCCGCGTACTTTCGACCTGCTCGTGCTCGACGAGGCCCACCACGTCGCCCCGGCCGCGCCGAAGCAGGTCTATGCCGTCGACTCGCAGCAGACCAAGCTGATCCGCACGCTGGCCCCGCACTTCACGCATCGGCTGTTCCTGTCGGCCACCCCGCACAACGGCTATCAGGCCTCGTTCACCGCGCTGCTGGAGATCCTCGACGACCAGCGCTTCGCCCGGGGTGTGGAGCCGGACGGCAAGGCCGTGGACGAGACGGTGGTGCGGCGGCTGAAGAGCGACATCACCGACGCCGAGGGCACTCCGCGCTTCTACGGGCGCCACGCCACGGCCATCCCGGTGCAGTACCCGGACAGCGAGCGCGAGATCCACGGCCTGTTGCGCCGGTTCTCCGAGCTGCGCCGCGGCAAGCTCGACTCCCGGAGCGGGCGCAAGGCCACCGATCTGGTGACGCTGCTGCTGAAGAAGCGCCTGTTCTCCAGCCCGGCGGCGTTCGCTCACACCGTGCGGGTGTATCTGGACACGCTGCGCTCGCGGTCCGGCTCGGCCTCGGCCGGCGACGAGGTTCCCGAGTGGATGGAGGACTTCTTCGACGAGCTGGCCACCTACGACGACGAGCGCCTGGCCGAGGCCGAGGACGACGCGCTGGACCGCACCCGCCCGCTGCAGCCGGACGCCGAGCAGGACGAGGTCGGGCTGCTGGAGCGCATGGAGGAGTGGGCGCTGTCCCACGAGGCCCAGCCGGACGCCAAGGCCCGCGAGCTGATCAACCACCTCGAAGGCGTGTGCAAGCCGGACCGGGACTGGACCAACGAGCGCATCGTGGTGTTCACCGAGTACCGCGACACCCAGCAGTGGTTGGCCAACCTGCTGCGCCAGGAGGGCCTCGGCGGCACCGCCCTGGCCGAGCTGCACGGCGGCATGGGCACCGATGACCGCGAGCGGCTGCGGCTGGCGTTCCAGAAGGATCCGAGCGAGCACCCGGTGCGCATCCTGCTGGCCACCGACGCGGCCAGCGAGGGCATCGACCTGCAGCGGCACTGCCACCGGCTGGTCAACTACGACATCCCGTTCAACCCGAACAAGCTGGAACAGCGCATCGGCCGTATCGACCGCTACGGGCAGACCAGCACTCCCGAGATCCGGCACTTCGTCGGCACCGGTTGGGACGGCAAGGTCGACTCCTACGAGGCCGATCTGGAGTTCCTGTCCCGCGTGGCGGGCAAGGTCGTCCGCATGGAGGAGGACCTGGGTTCGGTCAACGCGGTGCTGTCGGACAAGGTGCAGCGTCGGATGCTCGGCGAGACGGTCCGCGACGACGAGGTGGAAAGCGCCGGGGCGACTTCCGGCGCGAAGCGGGGCGCGCTCGTGTCCGAGTCGAACGTTGGCGAGCAGGTCCGCAAGCTGCGCAGCAATCTGGACCAGACCGTGGACAAGCTCGGCACCACCCCGCGCCGCGTCAAGCGCGTGGTCGACACCGCGCTGGAGCTGGCTCGTCAGCAGCCGCTGCGCGAGCACGTCGACGACAAGCACGCCGCCGCGGGGTTGTACGACGTGCCCGCCCTGACCGGTTCCTGGTCGCGGGCCACCGAGGGGTTGACCGAGAAACCGGCGGGCACCGACCGGGGGAGTCGCCAGGAGCAGCCGCGCCAGCTGCCGGTGACCTTCGACTCGCAAGCGGCCGAGGGCCGCGACGACGTGGTGCTGGCTCACCTGAACCATCCGCTGGTGTCCATGTCCACCGGGCTGCTGCGTTCGGCGGTGTCCAACGCGGACACCGGGTTGAAGCGGGTGACCGCGGTGGTCAGCGATGACGACCGACTGGAGGATGTGCTGGTCGGGGCTTACTCGCGGTTCGTGCTGGTCGGTGCCGACGGCGTGCGGCTGCACGAGGAGGTGCTCTACGCGGGCGGCTGGGCCCCGGCCAACGGGCGGTTCCGCAGGCTGGAGAACCTCACCACGCTCGGCGGCATCCTGGATCGCGCGTTGAGCGAGGGCAGTACGGTGCCGCCGCCGGTGTGGAACCGGATCGCGGACCGCTGGCCGAAGGTGCGGGACGGGCTGCTGTCGGCGATCGACTGGCGCACCCGCACCAGGCAGGAGTCGCTGCGGCGTACGCTGGCCCAGCGCGAGCAGGCCGAGCGCGAGCGCATCAACACCGTCATCGACCAGTTCGCGGCCGCGCTGCGGGCCAAGTTGGCCGAGGACGAGGACGCGGCCGAGGAGGCGTTGTTCAGCCGTGCCGACGTCACCCGGAGTAGGGAGGAGCGTGCCCAGTACCGCCGGGACCGGCAGAAGTGGCAGGACCGGCTGGACCGGTTGGCCACTGAGCGGGACCGGGAGCTGGGTGTGATCGCCGAGCGGTATCGCGAGCAGGAGCCGCACCGCTTTCCCGTGGCCGTGGTCGTTGTCGTGCCGAAGCGAGAGGTAACCCGTTGA